Proteins encoded by one window of Chondromyces crocatus:
- a CDS encoding PadR family transcriptional regulator produces MDAPINAKAALLQALLRGPGYGLDLIERVKQQTEGRLVLGQGSIYPTLRDLNREGFVESYEAPRLKERGGRPRIMYRLTPLGAQLAMEHRDTVLLLFWPSPETTR; encoded by the coding sequence ATGGACGCGCCCATCAACGCGAAAGCCGCCCTCCTCCAAGCGCTCCTGCGAGGCCCTGGATACGGCCTCGATCTGATCGAGCGCGTGAAACAGCAGACGGAAGGGCGGCTCGTGCTGGGTCAGGGCAGCATCTATCCAACCTTGCGCGACCTGAACCGTGAAGGATTCGTCGAGAGCTACGAAGCGCCGAGGTTGAAGGAACGCGGCGGCAGACCGCGCATCATGTACCGGCTCACGCCGCTGGGAGCACAGCTTGCCATGGAGCACCGTGACACCGTGTTGCTGCTCTTCTGGCCTTCGCCGGAGACCACGCGATGA
- a CDS encoding tetratricopeptide repeat protein has protein sequence MRTSRGLRGRGAEGQDRPRWRAKERHRRERVRREAVDAGGMLEAWIAAQGLPHARVETLEALDPRAYLQETAQLDLTLTAAERLRRLAVALEGRLSEAEQPRGWLSLERLYAVAQALDPKDAEVEISRAFTAERCASLVEDRPEVRRRMLGVGRAAALRAIALRPRDAEARVALGMLAYSFRDGSIEEALRWFEEALSLSPALGWARLYRAHCLHDLKRWGEAAQAYEEVNPAFLVGNLAWRLDLLHEQRAWCLLQAGDRAGAVSGFLEVLRRYEREPALAEHQLLKELTAAAEGPLQEELQERFEHLQRALGCSVDREGLEDVSQEEPAVSSPHAGGSSAD, from the coding sequence GTGAGAACGTCGAGAGGACTACGAGGGCGGGGAGCCGAAGGGCAGGATCGGCCCCGCTGGCGGGCCAAGGAACGGCATCGGCGCGAGCGCGTGCGGCGCGAGGCCGTCGATGCCGGAGGGATGCTCGAAGCGTGGATCGCGGCACAAGGTCTTCCGCATGCGCGCGTGGAGACGCTGGAGGCGCTCGATCCGAGGGCGTACTTGCAGGAGACGGCGCAGCTCGATCTCACGCTCACGGCGGCGGAGCGGCTGCGGCGCCTCGCCGTGGCGCTGGAGGGTCGCCTGAGCGAGGCAGAGCAGCCACGCGGGTGGCTCTCACTGGAGCGGCTGTACGCAGTGGCGCAAGCGTTGGATCCGAAGGACGCGGAGGTCGAGATCTCGCGCGCGTTCACGGCAGAGCGGTGTGCGTCGCTCGTGGAGGATCGGCCGGAGGTGCGACGCCGGATGCTCGGTGTGGGCCGAGCCGCGGCGCTCCGGGCGATCGCGCTGCGACCACGAGATGCCGAGGCGCGCGTCGCGCTCGGGATGCTCGCCTATTCGTTTCGCGATGGCTCGATCGAGGAGGCGCTGCGCTGGTTCGAGGAGGCCCTTTCGCTTTCGCCAGCTCTCGGCTGGGCGCGGTTGTACCGGGCCCACTGTCTGCACGATCTGAAGCGGTGGGGAGAAGCGGCGCAGGCGTACGAGGAGGTGAACCCGGCGTTCCTCGTGGGCAACCTGGCGTGGCGGCTCGATCTGCTGCATGAGCAGCGTGCGTGGTGTTTGCTCCAGGCGGGAGATCGCGCAGGTGCAGTCAGCGGGTTCCTGGAGGTGCTCCGGCGGTACGAGCGAGAGCCGGCGCTGGCAGAGCATCAGCTCTTGAAGGAGCTGACGGCGGCCGCAGAAGGGCCGTTGCAGGAGGAGCTGCAAGAGCGCTTTGAACATCTGCAGCGAGCGCTCGGGTGCAGCGTCGATCGTGAAGGGCTCGAGGATGTGTCGCAGGAGGAGCCTGCAGTCTCCTCACCGCACGCAGGCGGCAGCAGCGCGGACTGA
- the feoB gene encoding ferrous iron transport protein B — translation MTEKSLVVLVAGNPNAGKTSLFNRLTGSRAKVGNYPGVTVDRRSGVLAAEGAPKIELVDLPGTYSLTARSAEESVAVDALLGRSGPLPDAVIVVADATALRRGLYLATQVIDSGRPTVLALNMMDEARAAGHAIDVARLGEALGCEVVETVATKNQGVAELAKAAQHAVAAGKSGEGQAPVGEGEGTEEHDGASERVATEEQDPSGERMAPEEHDRSGERVVAKGHDRSGERVAAGAHERSGEYAVSRDRRGADESASTTAPRSVRKGMPEALARSLRHVEEAVRAAKLTEDPEIAWSLAMWALLSLGDDELEVPASLRAAVKAAHEEAHEDGRNLDEELVGWRYGRVDAALEGALTEARYTGESTSSRVDSVLVHPVWGLAVFAVVMLFVFQMLFAWSEPLVALIEGLVGTTQDAVRGALPEGALRDLVVDGVIAGVGNVVVFVPQIALLFAFITVLEDSGYLARVAFVIDRVMASVGLHGRAFVPMLSGFACAIPAVLATRTLESRRDRLITMLVVPLASCSARLPVYVLVTAVIFDPDTKVFGVLSVGAVVLLSMYALSVVASLGAAAVLRRTVLKGPRQPLVLELPPYRLPGVRNVAQATWFRVRDFLMAAGTVILALSIVIWGLLSYPKDGEAEARWEARRAEITETVPEGEAREEALSAAEQAQAGEALRHSAGGRLGHAIEPAIEPLGFDWRLGVGIIGAFAAREVFVSTLGIVFDVGSADEESQPLREALREAKRPDGTKLMTPLVGVSLMVFFVLACQCMSTIAVVRREAGSWKWAGLMVGYMTVLAYVASLAVYQVGRLLGLGVT, via the coding sequence GTGACCGAGAAGTCACTGGTCGTTCTCGTCGCGGGAAATCCGAACGCAGGCAAGACGTCGCTCTTCAACCGGCTCACGGGGTCGCGGGCGAAGGTCGGGAACTACCCGGGCGTCACCGTGGATCGTCGCTCGGGTGTGCTCGCGGCGGAGGGAGCGCCGAAGATCGAGCTGGTCGATCTGCCAGGCACCTACAGCCTGACGGCGCGCTCGGCGGAGGAGAGCGTCGCGGTGGACGCCTTGCTCGGTCGAAGCGGTCCGCTGCCGGATGCGGTGATCGTGGTGGCCGACGCGACGGCGCTGCGTCGCGGGTTGTACCTGGCCACGCAGGTGATCGATTCGGGCCGGCCGACGGTGCTGGCGCTGAACATGATGGACGAGGCGCGCGCGGCCGGGCACGCGATCGATGTGGCGCGGCTGGGCGAGGCGCTGGGTTGCGAGGTCGTCGAGACGGTCGCGACGAAGAACCAGGGCGTGGCGGAGCTGGCCAAGGCGGCGCAGCACGCCGTGGCGGCAGGGAAGTCAGGGGAGGGACAGGCGCCGGTCGGCGAGGGCGAGGGCACCGAGGAGCACGACGGCGCGAGCGAGCGCGTCGCGACCGAGGAGCAAGACCCCTCGGGTGAGCGCATGGCGCCCGAGGAGCACGATCGTTCGGGTGAACGCGTGGTCGCCAAGGGCCACGACCGCTCCGGCGAGCGCGTGGCCGCAGGGGCGCACGAACGCTCCGGCGAGTACGCGGTGTCCCGGGACCGCCGTGGTGCAGACGAGTCAGCGTCGACGACGGCACCTCGCTCGGTGCGGAAAGGGATGCCGGAGGCGCTCGCGCGGAGCTTGCGGCACGTGGAAGAGGCGGTGCGCGCGGCGAAGCTCACGGAGGATCCGGAGATCGCGTGGTCGCTCGCAATGTGGGCGCTGCTGTCGCTCGGCGACGATGAGCTGGAGGTTCCAGCCAGCCTGCGGGCCGCGGTGAAGGCGGCGCACGAGGAGGCGCACGAGGACGGGCGGAACCTCGACGAGGAGCTGGTCGGATGGCGTTACGGGCGGGTCGACGCGGCGCTGGAGGGAGCGCTGACGGAGGCGCGCTACACGGGCGAGAGTACGTCGAGCCGGGTGGACTCGGTGCTGGTGCACCCGGTGTGGGGACTCGCCGTGTTCGCCGTGGTGATGCTGTTCGTCTTCCAGATGCTGTTCGCCTGGTCGGAGCCGCTCGTGGCGCTGATCGAGGGGCTGGTCGGGACGACGCAGGACGCGGTACGCGGCGCGCTGCCCGAGGGGGCGCTCCGGGATCTGGTGGTCGATGGTGTGATCGCGGGCGTGGGCAACGTGGTGGTGTTCGTGCCGCAGATCGCGCTCCTGTTCGCGTTCATCACGGTGCTGGAGGACTCGGGCTACCTGGCGCGGGTGGCGTTCGTGATCGATCGGGTGATGGCGTCGGTGGGTCTGCACGGGCGCGCGTTCGTGCCGATGCTGTCGGGCTTCGCGTGCGCGATCCCGGCGGTGCTCGCGACGCGGACCCTGGAGAGCCGGCGGGATCGGTTGATCACGATGCTGGTGGTGCCGCTGGCGTCGTGCAGCGCGCGGCTCCCGGTGTACGTGCTGGTGACGGCGGTGATCTTCGATCCGGACACGAAGGTGTTCGGGGTGCTCAGCGTGGGCGCGGTGGTGCTGCTCTCGATGTACGCGCTGAGCGTCGTCGCGTCGCTGGGGGCCGCGGCCGTGCTGCGGCGGACGGTGCTGAAGGGACCGCGGCAGCCGCTGGTGCTCGAGCTGCCGCCTTACCGTCTGCCGGGTGTGCGGAACGTGGCGCAGGCGACCTGGTTCCGCGTGCGCGACTTCCTGATGGCGGCGGGGACGGTGATCCTGGCGCTGTCGATCGTGATCTGGGGGCTCCTGTCGTACCCGAAGGACGGCGAGGCCGAGGCGCGGTGGGAGGCGCGGCGGGCCGAGATCACCGAGACGGTGCCCGAGGGAGAGGCGCGCGAGGAGGCGCTGTCCGCGGCGGAGCAGGCGCAGGCGGGCGAGGCGTTGCGGCACTCGGCCGGTGGGCGGCTGGGTCACGCGATCGAGCCGGCGATCGAGCCGCTCGGCTTCGACTGGCGGCTGGGGGTGGGCATCATCGGGGCGTTCGCGGCGCGCGAGGTGTTCGTGTCGACGCTGGGGATCGTCTTCGACGTGGGCTCGGCCGATGAGGAGAGTCAGCCGCTGCGGGAGGCGCTGCGCGAGGCGAAGCGTCCGGACGGGACGAAGTTGATGACGCCGCTCGTGGGGGTGTCGTTGATGGTCTTCTTCGTGCTCGCGTGTCAGTGCATGAGCACCATCGCGGTGGTGCGGCGGGAGGCAGGCTCGTGGAAGTGGGCCGGGTTGATGGTCGGGTACATGACGGTGCTGGCGTACGTGGCGTCGCTGGCGGTGTACCAGGTGGGCCGGCTGCTCGGGCTGGGGGTGACGTGA
- a CDS encoding tetratricopeptide repeat protein — MSRVARYKIGYVVALCVVAALAFGVVHALGREPEVLLAVGVALLVPGRVQGVVFRALFQGRRAFATGHAEVALKHFERFLGQLRAAPWRKRMLWLSWSVYTPDAEAMALNNVGSTLMVLGKFDEAARVFEEALAVDPLYPLPHFNMAIVEQVRGNSAAAARLAGESARLGYAHSTLDVVIHRAQALLATVEGRRAGEA; from the coding sequence GTGAGCAGGGTCGCTCGGTACAAGATCGGTTACGTGGTCGCGCTGTGCGTCGTGGCAGCGCTGGCCTTCGGTGTCGTCCACGCGCTGGGGCGTGAGCCCGAGGTCCTGCTCGCGGTGGGTGTCGCGCTGCTCGTGCCCGGGCGCGTGCAGGGGGTGGTGTTCCGCGCGCTGTTCCAGGGGCGTCGGGCGTTCGCCACAGGGCACGCGGAGGTGGCGCTGAAGCACTTCGAGCGGTTCCTCGGGCAGCTCCGCGCGGCACCGTGGCGCAAGCGGATGCTCTGGCTCTCGTGGTCCGTCTACACGCCGGATGCGGAGGCGATGGCCCTCAACAATGTGGGGTCGACGCTCATGGTCCTCGGGAAGTTCGATGAAGCAGCGCGGGTCTTCGAGGAGGCGCTCGCGGTGGACCCGCTCTACCCGCTGCCGCACTTCAACATGGCCATCGTGGAGCAGGTCCGCGGCAACAGCGCCGCCGCAGCGCGGTTGGCAGGCGAATCTGCAAGGCTGGGGTACGCGCACAGCACGCTGGATGTGGTGATCCACCGTGCGCAGGCGTTGCTGGCGACCGTGGAGGGACGTCGCGCGGGAGAGGCCTGA
- a CDS encoding AEC family transporter yields the protein MPFFLLIAAGAVIARTRLLPREGVKGLSVYVLWLGFPALLIRSLGTAPPPEPAMARGLVAYGVSAVLLLGVALAVGRFARWSGGTSSGAGMAGVVGNTAFLGAPLAVSVFGPSVSGLAAGVIAVDFVVIMAFAMGAMQATTGAGSVRLALGRTFLNPVVAAAILGAVLSFTGVQLPVPLARGLDMMAASASPVGLVALGAVIGLEAKRPTRGELGPIGLALGLKLVAMPALVWVAVTLAGAPPAFRAIAVLLAGCPTAVNVFIQAGAYSDFGRGAAQVVVLGTLVSAATLPLIAAAVAE from the coding sequence CTGCCTTTCTTCTTGCTGATCGCCGCCGGGGCGGTGATCGCGCGGACGCGGCTCTTGCCTCGCGAGGGGGTGAAGGGGCTGTCCGTGTACGTGCTGTGGCTGGGGTTCCCGGCGCTGCTGATCCGGTCGCTCGGGACGGCGCCGCCCCCCGAGCCGGCGATGGCGCGCGGGCTGGTGGCGTACGGGGTGTCGGCGGTGCTGCTGCTGGGGGTCGCGCTCGCTGTGGGGCGGTTCGCACGGTGGTCGGGCGGGACGAGCTCGGGCGCAGGGATGGCCGGGGTGGTGGGGAACACGGCGTTCCTGGGGGCGCCGCTGGCGGTGTCGGTGTTCGGGCCGTCGGTGAGCGGGCTGGCCGCGGGCGTGATCGCGGTGGACTTCGTGGTGATCATGGCGTTCGCGATGGGGGCGATGCAGGCGACGACGGGGGCCGGGAGCGTTCGGCTCGCGCTGGGGCGTACGTTCCTGAACCCAGTGGTGGCGGCAGCGATCCTGGGGGCGGTGCTGTCGTTCACGGGGGTGCAGCTTCCAGTGCCGCTGGCCCGAGGGCTCGACATGATGGCAGCGAGCGCGAGCCCGGTGGGGCTGGTGGCGCTGGGCGCGGTGATCGGGCTGGAGGCGAAGCGGCCGACACGAGGCGAGCTGGGGCCGATCGGGCTGGCGCTCGGGCTGAAGCTCGTGGCGATGCCCGCGCTGGTCTGGGTCGCGGTGACGCTGGCCGGAGCGCCGCCTGCGTTTCGGGCGATCGCGGTGCTGCTGGCGGGCTGCCCCACGGCGGTGAACGTGTTCATTCAGGCGGGCGCCTACAGCGATTTCGGGCGGGGCGCGGCGCAGGTGGTGGTGCTGGGGACGCTGGTGAGCGCAGCGACGCTGCCGCTCATCGCAGCGGCGGTGGCGGAGTAG
- a CDS encoding type I polyketide synthase, with translation MSREPIAIIGMGCRFAQADGIDAYWRILTDGIDVVGPRPEERSEAGQGAWDGLPREGGFLQGIDRFDATFFQLSPREASQLDPQHRLLLEVCWETFEHAGVIPEALHDRRVGVFVGMASNDYEALQQRRGKLDPHAVRGGARSGASGCISRAFGLEGPSFTADAAGASSLLGVHLACQSLWAGEVSLALAAGANLVLLPEHSLGTLRAGLLSPEGRCKFADETADGYARSEGIGAVLLKPLSAAQRDGDPIHAVILGSAVDHDGGRGHGLHATPSQAAQESLLRAAYAHADVAPTSVRYIEACGAGASASDAVELGAIAAVLGQGRAADAPVYVGSVKSNLGHTEGCAGLAGLIKAALCLQHGTIPESLHVQQPTSQVAWEKVPVRVPVVSTPWPEHDGPARAGVSAFGLSGTKVHVVLEAAPAAAATAHAHASTESEASSQTKASTESEAGTTVGTEHLLTFSARSPEALQARVAAFHEWLRALEREDEERFRDVCATALYRRTHHEERFSLVARSAADARAQLGAYLAAERRVSVVRRKVLPVGARRAVFVCTGNGSQWAGMGRELLRTERVFRDALGACDEAMRRYLDVGSLLELIEADAKDPRLTRTDVIQAMIFALQVAVARWWHHTGVTPAAVVGHSMGEVPAAHIAGALDLDDAVRVVCESNKLLMRAAGKGGMLAVGLSPEQAQGLLRGLEDRVSVAVISAPTSIVLSGDRATLDALATELQQREVFCRALAVDVAFHSPHMAPLLDEYRVALEGLRPRSTSIPMLSSVHGAWIEGEDLGAAYWCRVLGEPVRFAGAMETLLSDGHEMFVEISPHPLMTGAIRQCGEALGRAPTALGSLQRNAGERASLLTTAGHLHAAGLSLDWSALTPPPSRVVSLPPYPWQRTRHWFEHDEARALVAQHASHPLEPSLTRERTERSSEQAATADPPAHLEPEIRAELLSAPLEERRARVEALLQKQLAHVLGVAPEAIDPTVRLSDKGLDSLMALELRKAIERDVGLLVPIARLLQGPSVVTLAGWVVEHLESPEHAASSAATPESDRTLDPDIQPPSGEASSTMRAVLLTGATGFLGPFLLRELLERTDATVHCLVRARDERGAAARLEQALRERDCWDEALWKRVVPVVGDLEAPRLGIADALYARLAGEIDAIVHNGAAVNFLYGYTELRASNVLGTREILLLATTQRLKRVHHVSTLAVFPMLGHTETIAEDEPLTRPAERSVSGYGESKRVAEQVMEIARARGIPVTIYRAGFVTGDSRTGYLNADDILSRFARACVDLGAVPALNRSVRVTPADYVSAALVQLARSPASVNRTYHLLNPEASAFDWVCDSVRARGYPLDEVSTDEWLRRALADARSRAESPAAPLRTVLALLSGALIDASRVVFDTRDAVHALADTGVRCPPIDVALIDRYVDFAVRTGVLPPPSSPARSVRVSKDTRPPQASTKSVATIV, from the coding sequence ATGTCACGAGAACCGATCGCGATCATCGGCATGGGGTGCAGGTTCGCGCAGGCGGACGGCATCGATGCTTACTGGCGGATTCTGACCGACGGCATCGACGTCGTCGGCCCACGACCGGAGGAACGCTCGGAGGCTGGGCAAGGAGCGTGGGATGGGTTGCCCCGAGAGGGGGGCTTCCTGCAGGGCATCGATCGCTTCGACGCGACGTTTTTCCAGCTCTCGCCCCGGGAAGCGTCGCAGCTCGATCCGCAGCACCGCCTCTTGCTCGAGGTCTGCTGGGAGACCTTCGAGCATGCCGGCGTCATCCCCGAGGCCCTCCACGATCGGCGGGTGGGCGTCTTCGTTGGCATGGCCAGCAACGACTACGAAGCCCTCCAGCAGCGCCGCGGCAAGCTCGACCCGCACGCCGTGAGGGGGGGCGCCCGCAGCGGGGCCTCTGGCTGCATCTCGCGTGCGTTCGGCCTCGAAGGTCCGAGCTTCACGGCCGACGCCGCCGGCGCCTCCTCGCTCCTCGGCGTCCACCTCGCCTGCCAGAGCCTCTGGGCTGGCGAGGTGTCTCTCGCGCTCGCGGCCGGGGCGAACCTGGTGCTCCTGCCCGAGCACAGCCTCGGAACGCTGCGTGCCGGCCTGCTGTCGCCCGAGGGTCGCTGCAAGTTCGCGGATGAAACTGCGGACGGCTACGCGCGCAGCGAGGGCATCGGCGCCGTCCTGCTCAAGCCGCTCTCGGCAGCGCAGCGAGACGGGGATCCGATCCACGCCGTCATCCTGGGCAGCGCCGTCGACCACGACGGCGGACGTGGCCACGGCCTCCACGCGACACCCAGCCAGGCGGCCCAGGAATCGCTGCTGCGCGCGGCATACGCGCATGCCGATGTCGCGCCCACGAGCGTGCGTTACATCGAGGCCTGTGGCGCTGGCGCGAGCGCCAGCGACGCGGTGGAACTCGGCGCGATCGCGGCCGTCCTCGGCCAGGGACGCGCAGCGGATGCGCCCGTGTACGTCGGCTCCGTGAAGAGCAACCTCGGGCACACGGAGGGCTGCGCGGGCCTCGCCGGACTGATCAAAGCGGCGCTGTGCCTCCAACACGGCACCATCCCGGAGAGCCTCCACGTCCAGCAGCCCACGTCGCAGGTCGCATGGGAGAAGGTGCCAGTGCGCGTGCCAGTGGTCTCGACACCGTGGCCCGAGCACGATGGCCCCGCACGAGCTGGCGTCAGCGCGTTCGGGCTCTCCGGCACCAAGGTGCACGTCGTGCTCGAAGCGGCTCCTGCGGCTGCCGCCACGGCGCATGCCCACGCCAGCACCGAGTCCGAGGCCAGCAGCCAGACCAAGGCCAGCACCGAGTCCGAGGCCGGCACCACGGTCGGGACCGAGCACCTCCTGACGTTCTCGGCGCGGTCGCCCGAGGCACTTCAGGCGCGCGTGGCCGCGTTCCACGAGTGGCTTCGCGCGCTGGAAAGGGAGGACGAGGAGCGCTTCCGGGACGTCTGCGCCACCGCGCTGTACCGCCGGACGCACCACGAGGAGCGCTTCTCGCTGGTCGCGCGCTCTGCCGCCGATGCCCGCGCGCAGCTCGGAGCGTATCTCGCGGCGGAGCGTCGCGTCAGCGTGGTCCGAAGGAAGGTCCTCCCTGTCGGAGCGCGGCGTGCCGTCTTCGTGTGTACGGGCAACGGCTCTCAGTGGGCGGGGATGGGCCGCGAACTCTTGCGCACCGAGCGGGTGTTCCGGGATGCGCTCGGGGCCTGCGACGAGGCGATGCGGCGCTACCTCGACGTCGGCTCGTTGCTGGAACTCATCGAGGCGGACGCCAAGGACCCGCGGCTCACACGCACGGACGTCATCCAGGCGATGATCTTCGCGCTCCAGGTCGCTGTGGCGCGGTGGTGGCACCACACGGGCGTCACCCCGGCCGCGGTGGTGGGCCACAGCATGGGCGAGGTCCCGGCCGCGCACATCGCCGGCGCGCTCGATCTCGACGACGCCGTGCGTGTCGTCTGTGAGAGCAACAAGCTCCTGATGCGCGCCGCGGGCAAGGGCGGGATGCTCGCCGTGGGGCTGTCTCCCGAGCAGGCCCAGGGACTGCTGCGCGGGCTGGAGGACCGGGTCTCGGTCGCGGTCATCAGCGCGCCGACTTCGATCGTGCTGTCGGGTGACCGAGCGACGCTCGACGCGCTCGCGACCGAGCTCCAGCAGCGCGAGGTGTTCTGCCGTGCCCTCGCGGTCGATGTGGCCTTCCACAGCCCCCACATGGCGCCGCTCCTCGACGAGTACCGCGTGGCGCTCGAAGGGCTGCGCCCGCGGTCGACCTCCATCCCCATGCTCTCGTCGGTCCACGGCGCCTGGATCGAAGGGGAGGACCTCGGTGCGGCGTACTGGTGCCGCGTCCTCGGCGAGCCCGTGCGGTTCGCAGGTGCGATGGAGACCCTCCTGAGCGACGGGCACGAGATGTTCGTCGAGATCAGCCCGCATCCCCTGATGACGGGCGCGATCCGGCAGTGCGGCGAGGCCCTCGGGCGCGCACCGACCGCGCTCGGCTCCCTCCAGCGCAACGCGGGCGAGCGGGCCAGCTTGCTCACCACGGCCGGGCACCTCCACGCTGCGGGCCTCTCGCTGGACTGGAGCGCGCTCACGCCTCCGCCCTCGCGCGTCGTGTCGCTCCCGCCGTACCCTTGGCAGCGCACACGCCACTGGTTCGAGCACGACGAAGCCCGTGCGCTCGTGGCGCAGCACGCCTCGCATCCGCTGGAGCCCTCCCTGACGCGAGAGCGCACCGAACGCTCCTCCGAGCAGGCCGCCACGGCAGACCCGCCGGCGCATCTTGAGCCGGAGATCCGCGCCGAACTCCTCTCCGCACCGCTCGAAGAACGTCGCGCCCGGGTGGAGGCGCTCCTGCAGAAGCAGCTCGCGCACGTGCTCGGCGTCGCCCCCGAGGCGATCGATCCCACGGTCCGGCTCTCCGACAAGGGCCTCGACTCGCTGATGGCCCTCGAACTGAGAAAAGCCATCGAGCGCGACGTCGGTCTCCTCGTGCCCATCGCGCGCCTGCTGCAAGGTCCGTCGGTCGTCACCCTCGCTGGCTGGGTGGTCGAGCACCTCGAATCCCCGGAGCACGCAGCGTCGTCCGCCGCGACGCCCGAGTCCGATCGGACCCTCGATCCAGACATCCAGCCGCCTTCTGGCGAAGCATCGAGCACGATGCGCGCTGTGCTCCTCACGGGGGCGACCGGCTTCCTGGGGCCGTTCTTGCTGCGGGAGTTGCTCGAACGCACGGACGCCACCGTCCACTGCCTCGTCCGCGCGCGGGACGAGCGAGGCGCCGCTGCCCGCCTCGAACAGGCGCTGCGGGAGCGCGACTGCTGGGACGAAGCCCTCTGGAAGCGCGTCGTGCCCGTGGTCGGTGATCTCGAAGCGCCGCGGCTGGGCATCGCGGACGCCTTGTACGCCCGCCTCGCCGGCGAGATCGACGCCATCGTGCACAACGGCGCCGCCGTGAACTTCCTCTACGGCTACACCGAGCTGCGCGCATCGAACGTGCTCGGCACCCGCGAGATCCTGCTGCTCGCGACCACCCAGCGCCTGAAGCGCGTGCACCACGTCTCCACGCTGGCGGTCTTCCCCATGCTGGGACACACCGAGACCATCGCCGAGGACGAGCCGCTCACGCGCCCCGCCGAGCGCAGCGTGAGTGGCTACGGCGAGAGCAAGCGGGTCGCCGAGCAGGTGATGGAGATCGCCCGCGCCCGCGGGATCCCGGTCACCATCTACCGGGCCGGCTTCGTCACGGGCGACAGCAGGACGGGCTACCTCAACGCCGACGACATCCTGTCTCGGTTCGCCCGGGCCTGCGTCGACCTCGGCGCCGTGCCCGCCTTGAACCGCAGCGTGCGCGTCACGCCCGCCGACTACGTGAGCGCCGCGCTCGTCCAGCTCGCGCGATCCCCCGCGTCGGTGAACCGCACGTACCACCTGCTCAACCCGGAGGCGTCCGCGTTCGACTGGGTGTGCGACAGCGTCCGCGCCCGAGGCTATCCGCTCGACGAGGTGTCCACCGACGAGTGGCTCCGCCGCGCCCTCGCCGACGCCAGAAGCCGCGCCGAGAGCCCTGCCGCCCCGCTGAGGACCGTGCTCGCCCTGCTGAGCGGCGCGCTGATCGACGCCAGCCGCGTGGTCTTCGACACGCGAGACGCCGTGCATGCCCTCGCCGACACGGGCGTCCGCTGCCCGCCCATCGATGTCGCCCTGATCGACAGGTACGTGGACTTCGCCGTGCGCACGGGCGTGCTGCCCCCGCCATCCAGCCCCGCGCGCAGCGTGCGCGTCAGCAAGGACACGCGCCCACCGCAGGCTTCCACCAAGAGCGTGGCCACGATCGTGTGA
- a CDS encoding FeoA family protein, which yields MSSVLDSKRSPQDLSQLAPGEAATVRRIRGERRTVVRLLEMGLVAGTRVEVKRKAPLGDPLELRVRGYALSIRRVEAAGVEVGDVAPAHDGSATARSAGGLGAEGAGAPVSEGTS from the coding sequence ATGTCTTCTGTCCTCGACTCGAAGCGCTCTCCTCAGGATCTCAGCCAGCTCGCGCCCGGTGAAGCGGCCACGGTTCGTCGTATCCGTGGCGAGCGTCGCACCGTGGTGCGGCTGCTGGAGATGGGGTTGGTCGCCGGGACGCGGGTCGAGGTGAAGCGGAAGGCGCCGCTCGGTGATCCGCTGGAGCTGCGGGTGCGGGGGTATGCGCTGAGCATTCGCCGTGTCGAGGCGGCGGGTGTGGAGGTCGGTGACGTGGCGCCTGCACACGACGGGTCGGCGACGGCGCGGTCGGCAGGCGGGCTCGGGGCAGAAGGCGCAGGGGCGCCCGTCTCCGAGGGGACGTCGTGA